A genome region from Halomarina salina includes the following:
- a CDS encoding IclR family transcriptional regulator yields MTSSKSIKSVRTAFDIIQLLSEFSNLTATKLADELEMNRSTVHDYLRTLTEEGYVINLNGEYCLSHKFLNLGGNRRKRNELFRTARPVLRDLATSKGAPVVLTIEERGYGVVLYTVSGENMQNALIHEGTHFLLHSAAPGKAILAHSPEEKVEDIIESRGLAAVTDQTITDENELQSELRNIRNQEYAIDREEIGIGLQGIGTAITDSESGEVAGAISMYVPAKKSHQKDIIDSLLEAANVIEVELYYR; encoded by the coding sequence ATGACCTCCTCAAAATCGATAAAGTCGGTCCGAACCGCATTCGATATAATCCAACTACTCTCGGAGTTCAGCAATCTAACAGCTACGAAGCTTGCTGATGAGCTAGAGATGAACCGAAGCACTGTCCACGATTATTTACGGACCCTCACAGAGGAAGGTTATGTCATCAATTTGAATGGTGAATATTGTCTGAGTCACAAATTTTTGAACCTGGGAGGAAACCGACGGAAACGAAATGAGTTGTTTCGAACGGCTAGACCGGTACTTAGAGATCTCGCTACCTCAAAAGGTGCACCAGTAGTACTGACTATCGAAGAACGCGGATACGGTGTTGTCCTTTATACAGTAAGCGGAGAGAATATGCAGAACGCACTAATCCACGAAGGAACACATTTTCTTCTTCATTCAGCTGCACCTGGAAAAGCAATTCTCGCCCATTCCCCAGAAGAAAAAGTAGAGGACATAATTGAATCTCGGGGGCTTGCAGCGGTTACTGACCAGACTATTACTGATGAAAATGAGTTACAAAGCGAACTGAGAAACATAAGAAACCAAGAATACGCAATTGATCGCGAGGAGATTGGTATCGGATTACAAGGAATAGGAACAGCAATCACTGACTCAGAGAGTGGAGAAGTCGCGGGCGCAATATCAATGTATGTCCCTGCTAAGAAGTCACACCAGAAGGACATTATTGACTCTTTGTTAGAGGCCGCAAATGTTATTGAAGTCGAACTCTATTATCGTTAG